The Euphorbia lathyris chromosome 4, ddEupLath1.1, whole genome shotgun sequence genomic interval ATCATAATGAGTAATTTGGTCGCTTACTTATCCAACAAACTTGGTACTTTTTCGATTTTGACAGGTTTCAATAGACCCGACAAGATTTAATGGTGTCCAATCTGTGGCAGATGCTGTTGAACATCTCCATTCGGGTAAAAGTGTAGGCAAGGTATGCATCATCATTTTCTCAGCCATATTTCTTCTGTTTTGCCCATTTACTAGCTATATTTCAGAAAGGTTAATCTTTTATGGTAAAATTTTCAGGTCATTGTTAGTATTGATCCCACCTTCAGCAATCAAATGGCAAAACTATGAACACTACTGCAAATCACCATAGCTGTTGATTAAACATACAAACATTTTTTCAATAATAATGAAGAAAATTATGCttttttgtaaataatttaGTTTCAACTGTTcctttttttcatatatatcaAATGTAAGCATAATACATTCCCAGTCCTTCCAAGTTGTCTAAAAATTACAACTAACccttgaacttcaaaacgatgCAACTAACTCCTTACTATCACGCATTGTCACATGGCATTTGAAGGgttatttgttttaattaaacaaattgGGGAGATTAGTTGTAACCTTTTGAAATTCAGAGGTTGGTAATAGATATTGGACAACTTGAGAGCTAGGGATATATTAGGTCTTGAATGTAATATAGTAACTAAGAAATTCTTGGTTGCcaataaatcaatttattttttaacgGTATAGCgcgaaagataaaaaaaaaacaagataaCAAGATTAGCATGTAGTGCTGTAAACCGGGTAGAAATTCCTCATCCCCATTGGGAATCCGTCCTGACCTGGATGGGGATTGTTTTGTTTCCTAGGATCTTCACAGATTCCGCAATTAATTCTCTGTCACTTGattcaaatttaattttattatttatagttattgtcgtgtgaccaagaggtgggttcgagtcttaggagcggcctcttgccaaataaattggcaggggaaggcttgctcccagtacacccttgtggtgggacccctctccggaccctcgctcagcggggtcGCGTAGTACGatcgggccgcccttttttttttatatatatagttatactatttgattttcacggttttatatgatggttcatgttagccgaccccgaatcatttcgggactaaggctttgttgttgttgttgtagttaTACTATGTTAAATGTCTgagaaaaatagaataaaagttttgatgtatattaaaaaaaaaacttaaggaAATGGAGAGGGATTTCCATGGGTCAGGGACAAAATTGTCGCATTTAAGTTTAGGTGTGGAGAATCTCCGATAGGTCGGGGAATATAATCCTCACCTATCATGTTTACATCCCTCATAGCATGGTCATTGATCTTTGGGGAAATTATTACAAAGACCGGGTCCTTGTAAGATCCCATGCATTTTGGGGCATGTGTCATTTGTCATAAAAACGACACATGTTGCAAAAATGTTTCGGGGTCTTCAAAAGGACCTGATCCTTGTTATAAAATCCTTGAGAGATAACGATATGATAAACAAACACATCAGTAGATTGTGATTCGAAAAAAGAACATCCGTGATACATTAACATACAGCTTCAACATTGTCTTTCATCTACATAAAATTTGACTCAACAAGAATCTACCATCTGCTACCTAATTAGACAGGTAATGTTATGATTACAACAACACAACAATCAAAATTTGATGGCAGCAATTGAGACATGAAAGAAAATAGACATGAAAGAAAATACAAACCTACAATCTTTGCCTCACAAGATGCCTTTTTGAAGCACAATTGCCACACAGGCCAAACCAGAAGGTTCAGCTGTGTCTATTAGAACTTCTCTGCTGTCAATTGCTTCTTCTCTTCCCTACCAAAAGAAAGAATAAACAAATGTCAAGCACATGTACTCTGGGCACTGTTTCATTCATGTTTTCAAGTATATACTTTTCCTCTATTTATTTGTTCAAGATCAAACAATCCTGAAGGGATTGTAGTTTGATACATCTAAAACTAACAATCTCAAGAAGTGATATGATAAAGTGGGTGTAGTATGACCGTAGTTGTCCATTTGAGATTCGACTTGTGAATTCAAACTCTCATTTTGTGAATCGTGACTCTGGAATCAAATTAGAGATTTAGTTCAAATTCATAACGTTATAAGAAATAAAATGTTTACTACGATGAACTCAAAATATTATCACATATTAGTGTAGAAAATATCAGAAAAGAAATCATGtatgacaattttttttaacttgttATGAGCTTGACAATGATAGAATGCATCTAATTTGAGTTGATAACTTGATAAATAACAATCGGACTAAAGAATAATGGGTTTACTAGCTATTAttgttgaagtttttgatgaaCCATGATGAAGATCCGACTCAAAATAGAATGATTTGAATAGCGAATTGTAAGATTCTACTATAATTTAGATTCACGCTATAGATCCGGTTTAAAATAGAGCTAAATCGAATCGAATGGTACGATTAGCGTCGTAGAATCTGACTAATAAGTTTAATATATATCTAACTCTTTAAAGGTGCATTCAAACGCCTAATGACACACCAAACTTTTGAAACGAATTTTCAATCACTTCAACTTGCTTAAATCAATGTTTGTCACCTCGACTTGCTTACACTGCCAACACCATGTAGAGTGTGTCATACCGTCACATGAAAATACGGGGTTACCAATGAcaatttaagcaagttgagtGGACAAAAAGGTTGTTTTTTGAAAGTTTAAAAGGCCATTAGGCATTCGGATACAAGTTGGAGGAGTTGGATATATATTTTAACCCAATATGCATGTTTTATTTACTCATAATAGTTCTGAGAGGCCATTCAGATTAACTATATGGATGAATATGCAATTTAAAATGTAAATCTTGCAAACAATTAAGCCTTGAAGAGCAGGAAGCAAATTACTTCCTCGCGTTCTTTTGCCAATTGAATCCATGTTTTTGTCCTCCACATCCATTTTTTGACTAGTTGTGTCCAATTTTTTctcctcaacttcttcctttttttgaCTAGTTGTGTCCAAGTTTTTCTCCTCAACTTCTTCCATTTGATTGTTTTCGTTATCACTTCCATtgttttcattctcttctttTCCATATGGATTTTCTTCATAAGCCCTTATAATGTACACCTGAAAAGACAATGGTTGTCAATGTAACCTCAGTGTTGTGTTAGCAGTCTCAATTTTTATACAATAACACGATTTATAAAGACAACTCGACTAACATGTTACGATTATCATTTTTCATGCATTTATATCATACATCATATGAAACATATTGATAATAGACTTAATACATCAGAGCCCCTTAAATATAATCCAAAAAACCAATTCGCCATGAACTTTAAGGATCTCCCATTAGCTCCTCGACTTGCTTTAAAGTGACACGATTAACCCCTCATGTGTTACGTGGCAGATTAAGTGCAAATTTGGATAAATTGAAGTGTTTATCGCTCTAAGCAATTTTAAGGATCAATAGACCAACTTAGACAAATTCAAGGGATTAATAGCGGATAAAACATCTCCAAAGTTCAAAAACCTATATAAGATAATATAACACAATTATGACACGATAACAAAAATGATATGTACTTGTGATGGAGGGAGTGACCTTGAATTTTGTACGGCTGACTAACTGGAATACCAATGCATCACCATCAACTAATTCGTGCGCAATAGCAAAGCCTCTCCACCCTGCACTCAGACCAGTTTTTGCAGCAAGGTATTTTGACTCAGTCTCATCTCCATTCTCATCCTCCAAAGTAATAAATTCATCACGAGAAGGAAGATGATCCTTGCAAAACTGAACTGGTAGACCCTGTCAAAATGTTTTAAGATAATTCATGGTTAAAATCCCCAGAGAAAGAAGTGTTCAAGTTAATAAATTGTCAATGACCATGTCTATCAAACAAACATCAGGAAacataatttgttaaaaacatACAAAACGGAAATGTGaaaagtgtaaaaaaaaaaaaaagggcggcccggtcgcattacgcgtccccgctgagcgagggtccggggaggggtcccaccacaagggtgtattggagGCAAgtcttcccttgccaatttaattggcaagaggccgctcctaagactcgaacccgtgacctctgatCACACAGCAacaacgtgtaaatattaaaaatatattttaaaagattaaaaaataattttgttcAACATTATCAATATAGAGACCACCCACTCCATTTTTTTATTCCACCCATCCAATTATATGTGATAAGTGACATCATGCATGTCttagaaattaattaaaatccaaTATTTAATTGAGAAGttagacttaaataaaattcgaGTTTTCAGAATAACAAGAAGTAGAAGATGAAATCAGAAATTATGGAGAACAAAGAACGAACAACAAGATGAAAAAAATACAAGCTCAAGCTCAAATGAGATTCAAAAGACAAGAATTATAAACAAGTTCTTTAAATTGAAAGATACAACGAAAGAATTATAACTCAAATAACAAGTTTCAATTTTCCTAATCTTAAACTGAATAGAAATtgcaaaatagaaagtttgaatTTTAAGAATTTTAGTCCAAATCAGTAGAGAAAACCGTTTAAAAACTGAGATACACGTTTCATACTTTGGGTAATTAACGTGTTAAGAAACATTTGGCATGAGTTTCCTGGAGttttcgagtcttaggagcggcctcttgctaaataaattggcaggggaaggcttgcccccagcaagcccttgtggtgggacccctacccggaccctcgctcagcggggacgcgtagtgtgAGCGGACAGCCCTTTATAGGCAGCTATTATTTAGGTAAAACATGTATGCAGTGATCAATCTCGAATCGATTAATCGGATGAAGTTCTGGTAAAAGTTTTTGCTTACTAGCCAAAATCCTCCAGTCACATGTGACTGAAGCATGGGTTTCACAAAACTTGGGAATTTAGATCCTAAGCCTGACTGAAGTTCTTCTGCTTTATCAATTGCAAGTGTTCTAACTTCATCAGAGGCATAGATTCGATTGAGCAGATCTCGATGTCTGTTATAACTATTGTAGCCTCTGCAAGGGAATTGCATAGCAAGTGTAAGATACATATGGATTCTAAATTGTCAATCAAATCAAGTGAAATATACTCAAATTTGTAGTTGCTGAAAAGTAAATGCAAACCTTCTAGGTCTGTCTATGTATTCAATTACCATCTGCCAGAAATATTTAAACAAATTAGAAAGCATTCAATTTCAGTCCAGCATCTTATAGAAGCATAGTTATTAGAGGCGCAACGGGTCCTAGAGCCTTAGCGCAAGACATAACGGACACTAAAAGAATcaaaatgtataaaaaaaataaatgataatatttGAGATATAAGAAAAATCTCAAATCAAAACGTAATACATACTAATTCATAACAATATTCTTAATCATAAATTCGAACATGCGATATAAACCTCGTATTCTAAAATTCCATTATATCCTATATTGACTGATAAGTACTTCTCATCAAAAGTCTGCAGTGCAAACTCATCAATTATAGCTCTCCTCATCTCCAACATCATCAAATTCTTCTTCAAGGATTTGATACTCTTTATCCTCATCATACTCAGCTACAAAGTCAATGCTTTGGCATAGCACTTGAATTAGATGTATTTGTGACATTAGATGTGTCTAATCCAATAGTAAAGATTAAACATCaattgaattcttttaaaacccTAAAAAAACCAATGTGACATCTGACACGCCTGCCTCTTATAAACACAACTAGGCGCACCTTGAAAGTCGCCTGAGTGACAACGCCCACGTTTGGACTGCTAAGGCGTTCGACTTAGTGCCTTGTGTGTGTATGGAGTCTTAGGCCGTTTTTAACAACTATGATTAGAAATGACACACCTGCCTCTTATCTGCAGCACGCCTTGGCAGTCGCCTGAGTGACAGCACCCACGTTTGAAGTGCTAAGGAGTTCGACTTAGTGCCGTGTGTGTGTGGAGCCTTAGGCGCGTGTATAACAACTATAATCAGAAATGGCACACCTGCCTCTTATAACCATAGTATGCCTTGGCAGTCACCTGAGTGACAGCACTAAGGCGCTCGGCTTAGTGCCTTGTGCGTGGAGTTTTAGGCGCGTTTTTAACAACTATGATTAGAAATGACACACCTGACTCTTATAACGGCAGCACGCCTTGGTAGTCCCCTGAGTGACAGCGCCCACGTGCACTTGACTTAGTGCCTTGTGTGTGTGTGGAGCTTTAGGCGCGTCTTTAACAACTATGATCAGAAATGGCACACCTGCCTCTTATAACCACACCACGCCTTGGCAGTCACATGAGTGACAGTGCCCACGTTTGGAGTGCTAAGGCGCTCGACTTAGTGCTTTGTGTAAATGGAGTCTTAGGCGCGTCTTTAACAACTATGATCAGAAACACACCTGCCTCTTATAACCACACACGCCTTGGCAGTCACTTGAGTGACAGCGCCCACGTTTGGAGTGCTAAGGCCCTCGACTTGGTGCCTTATGTGCGTGGGGAGCCATAGGCGTGTCTTTAACAACTATGCACAAAAGCAGAACCCCTTTAATCTGATGGGTCTAAAACCATTCCCATAAAAGGATGTTTAATTTCTCGTATGTGTATGGAGTATAAACACAGAACACAAACAAAAACATCATACAAGGAAGAACACACTCAAATgtcggattttttttttgtgtgattTTGAATGATTCTACATCTATAGACCCGAAAACCAACGGGCATGTACACTGAAACCGACACCGGAAAAGTTATTTCcaaaacataaccttcatagAATACCTAGAAACGAAAATGGAAACAAACACAGACACAAAACGACGCTACCAACTAaaagtgtccgtgcaacatagttaAAACCAAAACACTGAACCCAAATGTCGGGTTTTTTTGTGTGGTTTTGAATGATTCTACAGTATGGACAGATGCACAATCAATTcagggagagagagagggagatacTCACTTCCTTGTAGGTAACAGTAGGCTTATCTGCAAACCTAGAGGATCTTCTTACTGGTACTAACTCCTTTACACGATGAATTCTGGGTTTCGCCTGCTTCATCTGCGTATTATCACCGATTCATTAATTTAAGATCAACATCTAAACATAAAAACGCATTAAGACTCACCGGAGATTTCTTCGGACTCGCCGATTGGAGATCGAGTGAGAGGGATTTCAGATTAAGctcttccatccttttcttaTTCTCTTCCAACCTCTTTTCCCGAATGTTCTCATAGTTAGATTTCCGTACCACCATTTTTGGTTCCTTCTTCGATTGAAAAAAGAGGGCTGATGAGGAGCTGAAGAGCTTCTGGAAATGGAAAAGATCGTTCAGATTCAGAGCAAAGAATGGAGAAGAGAGTGGAAAGTTACCGTGTTTGAACCTTTTGAAATTCAAAAATGGCCTTTGCCCGCCTATATACTGCGTCAAGTACGGGCTCCTGTCCTTGGctcttttttcttttgcatAATATCCATTTTGGCTCCTTAAACATATAAATTGGTGTAATTTTATCTCTAGCATTTTTGAATTGGTGTAATTTTATCTCTAGCATTAGCAGTGAAGAAGAgcatccctaacattgataagtttggtcaaatttgaaaaataattcatcaataattcatcaaatggTTTTTTgagtcatgaattttgtcatcaATATTTCAAATATGTATCATTTTATCACACATTATtgacagatcacaaacatatgattacacatggaaaaatgaaaaatacaaatatatattgtaCTTTGTGCATggtgaaattattattttttaaatattaatctccaattctattattaaatcataaaaaatacgaatttttttttttaaaccaataatattttataataatatctgaaattgactcaacttactaatgttagagttaaaattataccattttaaaCATTATCAGTAAAATTTCTTCTAGCCGTAAATATTAGggttatttttatacattatccCTAATTTATTAGTACTATATTTTTACTCACATGGTTcgtatttttaataatattttatttagttttaaaattttattatcactcaaatatttaaattattcaaTAGTTTAGTTATGTACAAGGGATTAAACTGTTGTAAAACAAAATTTTAAGACTAATAAACGTGTTATTAAAATACGAGGATTAAACtatatgttaaataaaaatataaggatccataaattatttacccaataataataataatagaattttcgtacatgtttttttaatttagatgTTAGCATTTCAATTAACGgtgtcttctatgcttactttatttttaacaaagtaagtcttattttgttttttccaccattggacgATGGTGgaatttgacaaagtaagctcatccagtggtgaaaaaacaaagtaatacttactttattaaaaacaaagtaagcataacctTTACCTTCAATTAACATATTTTTTCTATAACTGTATTAGTAACATATTAAATATCTTAAAcataattaatttttgaaatatctCATATGACAGTTATGTAATAGTCAAACTAgtctttttaaaattttggtaAGAATAAGGTAAAATTAATTATGCTTGGAAACGTTAAGGCTAAATTTATATCATTTCGTATGTTAGCACCAACTCCGTACTTCCTTAAAAATGTAGAGTCAAATGTAATCCTTATCCCCatcaatattttttatattacaaaataaaagtttaaagaCCACTAATATTAGTATCATTATAATTTAGAGACATTTTATTagaaaaaggataaaaataaactttatgaTTTGACCGATCATAAAGACAGTTTACGTggtttaaaaaattacaaacagAGATTAtgtactttgtgaaatttgTAGTTAAAAGATATATCAGTCAATTTTTCAGTCAAACAATATTTATtggttatttaatttataagtcAAACCTTGTATTTTGAGTAATTTGCAAAGTCAACCTTTTTAATTGCTTCCTTTCATGATAAATAGTTACGATAATAATTTTTGATAGAATGActtgagtttataaactgtATAAAGTATAGAACCCATgtttttgcaaacttttaaacaatgTCTTTACAAATCTGTcaaaccacaagatttatttttatacttttccctaaaatatATGTTACTCGATTTTTAGAATTAAACTGAAGAACTACTCTCAATACGAAACACTCTCACAACAATAATTTTCATTATACACAACACTGTGTCTGAAAACCTAAGATTAGGAGTGTGCATTGGTTCAGTTTAAAACTGTATATCGAACAAACCGATTGAATTCGGTGTTCTAGTTTGGTTTTTTTGACACTTTGGTTCGGTATCAATTTTACTTTTAGGTGCATTTCGATATtcaattcggttcggtttgacagaaaatgtaaaaaacccGAACCACACTGAATTATACATATTctacattattatatatatacatatacccaATTTTAccagtttaattttttttattgttatttggATGATAAGCCAATATAAATATATTCTGACAGTATGCCAAATTTGTTTATTCCAGTCATAAATCTAATGAGAAAtgtagtgatttttatttgttaactAAATTCGGGTTGTTCCGTTTAAAACTGAACTGAACCAAATATTTTGATTTGATTATATTTCGGTTTTACATGCTATTCAGTATCAGTGCCAGTGTCAATTATTTTGGTACGGTCAATATACAGTTGGACGGATGCACACCCTCGCCTAAGATCCTAATCTGAGACTTTCTttgtcatattatcttggctaaatatataataagtccttaaatttttataattttaaagatTGAGATTCCAATCGACCAAGATTCCACAGAGAAATCCATGTTATAAGAGAGGGAACACTGGCACTCTGTCCACATCCGGAGAGCTCCCGAAAGAGAAAGGCAGTTGATCAGACCCTGACGCTACAACCACCACTCCGAACCAGCCATTTGGAGGCCCTCGTAGTCACCATCAACATCGCCGGCTTTAAAATGCATCGGGTGCTGGTGGACACAGGGAGCTCGGTGAATTTGCTTACTTGGAGAGCGCTCCGCGCTATGAAGAACACTCACACGACCCTCCGTGCCAGAACTTTTCCCCTGGTCGGTTTGTCAGAAATAGGAGTCCCCGTGAAGGGAGTCATCTCTTTGTCAACAATCTTTGCCGAAAACGACAAACAAGTAGAAGACACCGCTAAATGGGTGGTGGTGGTGGACATCCCCTTGGCCTATAACGCCATTATCGGAAGACCTCTGTTGGCTGGCCTCAAAGCCACAATTGATATCTCCGACCTGTCTTTGACTTTACCGCGTCGGAACGGCAACATCACCATCCAAGGAGATCGCATCCTGGCCAAGAAGCTGCATTGGGAGGCGACTCAACCTCGGACGGCACTCTACCTTGAGGACGGTCTGATGGATATGAGAGGGTAAACCCCACACCGATTGAACCTGCCAGCGACTGCCCCGTCGGGGAGAATAAGACACTAAAGATTGGGATCAAGCTCCCACCTCCTATGGCTAGCGAG includes:
- the LOC136226132 gene encoding B3 domain-containing protein At5g42700-like, which produces MVVRKSNYENIREKRLEENKKRMEELNLKSLSLDLQSASPKKSPMKQAKPRIHRVKELVPVRRSSRFADKPTVTYKEMVIEYIDRPRRGYNSYNRHRDLLNRIYASDEVRTLAIDKAEELQSGLGSKFPSFVKPMLQSHVTGGFWLGLPVQFCKDHLPSRDEFITLEDENGDETESKYLAAKTGLSAGWRGFAIAHELVDGDALVFQLVSRTKFKVYIIRAYEENPYGKEENENNGSDNENNQMEEVEEKNLDTTSQKKEEVEEKKLDTTSQKMDVEDKNMDSIGKRTRGRKRRSN